In Chryseobacterium salivictor, the DNA window TTTCAATACTTTTCAATTATTATCGTTAAATTTGTAAAAAGAAAAAAATGTCAGAAGCTACTCAACAAAAGAATTCTCAGTATTATATTGATTTAGAAAACGAATATGGCGCCCACAACTATCATCCGCTTCCTGTGGTTTTAGACAGGGGAGAAGGGGTTTTTGTCTGGGATGTTGAAGGTAAAAAATACTATGATTTTCTTTCTGCATATTCCGCGGTGAATCAGGGGCATTCTCATCCGAAAATTGTCGGTGCTTTGGTAAATCAGGCGAAGAAGTTGGCTTTGACATCGCGCGCTTTCCATAACTCAAGTTTGGGAGAATATGAGAAGAAAATAACTTTACTTTTCGGATTTGATAAAGTTTTACCGATGAACTCAGGTGCAGAAGCAGTGGAAACAGCAGTAAAATTAGCCCGGAAATGGAGTTATGAAGTGAAAGGTATTTCTGAAAATGCGGCCAAAATTATCGTATGTGAAAATAATTTTCATGGAAGAACTACGACTATTGTTTCTTTTTCAAACGATCCTGATGCCAGCAAAAACTACGGTCCTTTTACACCGGGATTTATAAAAATTCCATATAATGATATCGGTGCTTTAGAAGAAACTCTGAAAAATGATGCGGAAAATATCGCGGCATTTTTAGTGGAACCTATCCAGGGTGAAGCCGGCGTTTACGTTCCGGATGCAGGTTATTTAAAAGCTGCTTCGGAATTATGTAAAAAATACAATGTTCTTTTCATTGCAGATGAAGTACAAACCGGAATCGCAAGAACCGGAAAACTGATCGCCTGTTATCACGAAGAGGTACAACCCGATATTTTGGTTTTAGGAAAAGCCATTTCCGGCGGAATGTATCCCGTTTCTGCAGTTTTGGCCAACAACGAAATTATGAAGGTGATAAAACCGGGTCAACATGGTTCAACTTTCGGTGGAAACCCGATTGCCTGTGCGGTTGCGATGGCTGCACTGGATGTGGTAGAGGACGAGAAGCTTTCTCAAAGAGCCGAATCTTTAGGGAATCTTTTCCGTTCAGAAATTGAAAAAGTGATTGCGAAAACTTCACTCATTACCAAAGTCCGTGGGAAGGGTTTATTAAATGCAATTCTCATTAATGATACTCCGGAAAGTTCTACGGCCTGGAATCTTTGTTTGAAATTAAAAGAAAACGGCTTACTGGCAAAACCGACTCATGGCAATATTATCAGATTGGCGCCGCCTTTGGTGATTACCGAAGAGCAACTTTTGGACTGCGTTTCGATTATCGAAAAAACCGTTTTGGAGTATATAAAATAATGGGAGTCTCGGTCGCTGTTATCACCTATAACGAAGAAGAAAATATCAAAAGATTTCTGGATTCAGTAAATGATATTGCCGATGAAATTATTGTTGTTGACAGTTATTCTAAAGATAAAACCAAAGAGCGCTGTTCGGAATATTCCCAAGTGAAATTTTACGAAAAAAAATTCAATGGTTACGGGGAACAGAAAAATTATGCCTTAGATTTATGTACCAATGAATGGGTGCTTTTTCTCGATGCCGATGAAATTCCAGATGAGGAGTTGAAAAAGTCCATCAGAAAAATTGTGGATTCCGGCAATTCTAAATTTGAGGTGTACGATATTAAATTTAACAATTATCTCGGCACGCATCTCATTGAACATGGAGGCTGGGGAAGAGTTTTCCGTGAAAGATTTTTTAAAAGAAATGCGGCAAAGTATTCTCCCGACAGAATTCACGAGTATCTGATGACCGATAACGACAAAGGATCTATAAAAGGAAGTATTAATCACTACACCTACCGAAACATCCATCATTATCTGTCGAAAATGAATAATTATTCTGATATGATGGCCGAAAAAATGTTTGAAAGTGGTAGAAAAGTGAACCAGTTGAAAATAATCGTAAATCCTCCTTTTCAATTTTTCAAAACTTACTTCCTTAAGCTTGGATTTCTGGATGGTTTTGCGGGTTTCTATATTGCAAGAACAATGGCTTTTTATAATTTTATGAAATACATTAAACTATACAGCATAATAAAACGCAGCAAACTGGAAAAAAAATCAGCACGATGATATTTTTTGCTATTCTTTTGGGCTTGTTTTTCAGCTATTTTCGAATTTATCTTTATTTTTTTCCGCGAAAAAGACTAACTATCCTGATGTACCATAAAGTGGAAAAGGAAGGAGATACAGAACTTACGGTGAGTGCAGAAAATCTAGAAAAACAGTTTAAATATATAAAGGAAAAAGCTTACCGGTCGGTTTTTTTTAAAGAAATCCATTCCG includes these proteins:
- the rocD gene encoding ornithine--oxo-acid transaminase → MSEATQQKNSQYYIDLENEYGAHNYHPLPVVLDRGEGVFVWDVEGKKYYDFLSAYSAVNQGHSHPKIVGALVNQAKKLALTSRAFHNSSLGEYEKKITLLFGFDKVLPMNSGAEAVETAVKLARKWSYEVKGISENAAKIIVCENNFHGRTTTIVSFSNDPDASKNYGPFTPGFIKIPYNDIGALEETLKNDAENIAAFLVEPIQGEAGVYVPDAGYLKAASELCKKYNVLFIADEVQTGIARTGKLIACYHEEVQPDILVLGKAISGGMYPVSAVLANNEIMKVIKPGQHGSTFGGNPIACAVAMAALDVVEDEKLSQRAESLGNLFRSEIEKVIAKTSLITKVRGKGLLNAILINDTPESSTAWNLCLKLKENGLLAKPTHGNIIRLAPPLVITEEQLLDCVSIIEKTVLEYIK
- a CDS encoding glycosyltransferase family 2 protein, giving the protein MGVSVAVITYNEEENIKRFLDSVNDIADEIIVVDSYSKDKTKERCSEYSQVKFYEKKFNGYGEQKNYALDLCTNEWVLFLDADEIPDEELKKSIRKIVDSGNSKFEVYDIKFNNYLGTHLIEHGGWGRVFRERFFKRNAAKYSPDRIHEYLMTDNDKGSIKGSINHYTYRNIHHYLSKMNNYSDMMAEKMFESGRKVNQLKIIVNPPFQFFKTYFLKLGFLDGFAGFYIARTMAFYNFMKYIKLYSIIKRSKLEKKSAR